A single region of the Streptomyces sp. AM 4-1-1 genome encodes:
- a CDS encoding beta-phosphoglucomutase family hydrolase: MKKLGLPDGIRACLFDLDGVITKTAVVHAAAWKDMFDAFLRDRDGEGFRPFDSSDYDEYVDGRPRADGVRAFLASRNIALPDGSPDDDPTENTVSGLGNRKNVLLLEKIRTQGVEAYPGSLRYIAAVREHGLRTAVVSSSTNCQDILKAVDAESLFEVRIDGVVAAERGLPGKPHPDTFLAAARELGVEASAAAVFEDALAGMDAGRAGNFGYVVGVDRVGQAAALSAHGADTVVTDLADLESDL, encoded by the coding sequence ATGAAGAAACTTGGTCTGCCGGACGGAATCAGAGCTTGCCTGTTCGACCTCGACGGAGTCATCACGAAAACGGCCGTCGTCCACGCGGCGGCCTGGAAGGACATGTTCGACGCGTTCCTGCGCGACCGTGACGGCGAGGGCTTCCGCCCGTTCGACTCCTCGGACTACGACGAGTACGTGGACGGACGGCCCCGCGCCGACGGGGTACGCGCCTTCCTGGCGTCCCGGAACATCGCGCTCCCCGACGGGAGCCCCGACGACGACCCCACCGAGAACACGGTGAGCGGCCTCGGCAACCGCAAGAACGTGCTCCTGCTGGAGAAGATCCGCACCCAGGGCGTCGAGGCGTACCCCGGTTCGCTGCGGTACATCGCGGCCGTGCGCGAACACGGTCTGCGGACGGCCGTCGTCTCCTCCAGCACCAACTGCCAGGACATCCTGAAGGCGGTCGACGCGGAGTCCCTGTTCGAGGTGCGCATCGACGGGGTGGTGGCCGCCGAACGCGGACTCCCCGGCAAGCCCCACCCCGACACCTTCCTCGCGGCGGCCCGCGAACTCGGCGTGGAGGCCTCGGCCGCCGCCGTCTTCGAGGACGCGCTGGCCGGGATGGACGCGGGCCGGGCCGGGAACTTCGGATACGTCGTCGGGGTCGACCGGGTCGGCCAGGCCGCCGCGCTGAGCGCCCATGGCGCCGACACCGTTGTGACCGACCTCGCCGACCTGGAGTCCGACCTGTGA
- a CDS encoding glycosyl hydrolase family 65 protein, with translation MITHSSYTVEPWALGESELRLDVLPQSESVFALSNGHIGWRGNLDEGEPHGLPGSYLNGVHELHPLPYAEAGYGYPESGQTAINVTNGKIIRLLVNDEPFDLRYGRLVSHKRVLDLRTGLLHRTCEWTSPAGCTVRVRSTRLVSFTQRSIAAVSYEVEAVDAEVRVVVQSELVANEQLPSVTGDPRVAATLESPLVPEEDFATGTRMRLVHRTDRSGLRVAVAADHVVEGPDGTGSSSESGPDVARLTVTSVLAPGERLRMEKTVSYGWSGVRSLPGVRDQVEAALAGARSTGWQGLVDDQREYLDAFWARADVEVEGDGETQQAVRFALFHVLQAGARAEQRAIPAKGMTGSGYDGHSFWDTEAFVLPLLTYTAPQAVSEALRWRQDTLPAARERAHQLGLRGAAFPWRTIDGSECSAYWPAGTAAFHVNADIADAVVRYVSATGDETFERETAVEILVETARLWSSLGHHDHHGRFHIDGVTGPDEYSAVMDDNTYTNLMAQSNLRAAVDVVERHPRQAAAFGVDDEESAAWRDAADAMSVPYNKELEVHEQHHGSTGHQVWDFAGTSPDQYPLMLHFPYFDLYRKQVVKQADLVLAMYLRGDYFDAEQKARNFAYYEALTVRDSSLSACVQAVMAAEVGHLRLAHDYLVEAARMDLEDLENNTRDGLHIASLAGTWMALVAGFGGMRHRGGTLAFTPRLPEKFSRLAFMLQIRGRCLRVEISAAETAYRLLEGEPLEIRHHGEQVTVTRDATERRGIPPLASRPAPQQPPGRSPVRHE, from the coding sequence GTGATCACCCATTCCTCGTACACCGTCGAGCCGTGGGCGCTCGGCGAGAGCGAACTCCGGCTCGACGTGCTGCCGCAGAGCGAGTCCGTCTTCGCCCTGTCCAACGGCCACATCGGCTGGCGCGGCAACCTGGACGAGGGCGAGCCGCACGGACTGCCCGGCAGCTACCTCAACGGCGTCCACGAACTGCACCCCCTGCCCTACGCCGAGGCCGGGTACGGCTATCCGGAGTCCGGCCAGACGGCCATCAACGTCACCAACGGGAAGATCATCCGGTTGCTCGTCAACGACGAGCCGTTCGATCTGCGCTACGGGCGGCTCGTGTCGCACAAGCGGGTCCTCGACCTGCGGACCGGGCTGCTGCACCGCACCTGCGAGTGGACCTCGCCGGCCGGATGCACGGTCAGGGTGCGCTCCACCCGGCTCGTCTCGTTCACCCAGCGGTCCATCGCGGCCGTCTCGTACGAGGTCGAGGCGGTGGACGCGGAGGTGCGCGTCGTCGTGCAGTCCGAGCTGGTGGCCAACGAGCAGCTGCCCTCGGTGACCGGCGATCCGCGCGTCGCCGCCACCCTGGAGTCACCGCTGGTCCCGGAGGAGGACTTCGCCACCGGGACGCGGATGCGGCTGGTGCACCGCACCGACCGCAGCGGGCTGCGGGTCGCGGTCGCCGCCGATCACGTTGTGGAGGGGCCCGACGGGACCGGGTCCAGCAGCGAGAGCGGCCCGGACGTGGCCCGGCTCACCGTCACCTCCGTGCTGGCGCCCGGTGAGCGGCTGCGGATGGAGAAGACGGTGTCCTACGGCTGGTCGGGGGTCAGATCGCTGCCCGGGGTGCGCGACCAGGTGGAGGCCGCGCTCGCCGGAGCCCGCAGCACCGGCTGGCAGGGACTGGTCGACGACCAGCGGGAGTACCTGGACGCGTTCTGGGCGCGCGCCGACGTCGAGGTCGAGGGCGACGGCGAGACCCAGCAGGCCGTCCGCTTCGCCCTCTTCCACGTCCTCCAGGCGGGCGCCCGCGCGGAACAGCGCGCCATTCCCGCCAAGGGCATGACGGGGTCCGGGTACGACGGCCACTCCTTCTGGGACACCGAGGCGTTCGTGCTCCCGCTGCTGACCTACACGGCGCCGCAGGCGGTCTCCGAGGCGCTGCGCTGGCGGCAGGACACCCTGCCAGCCGCCCGCGAGCGGGCGCACCAGCTCGGGCTGCGGGGCGCGGCCTTCCCCTGGCGGACCATCGACGGCTCGGAGTGCTCGGCGTACTGGCCCGCCGGGACCGCCGCCTTCCATGTGAACGCCGATATCGCGGACGCCGTCGTGCGGTACGTCTCCGCCACCGGGGACGAGACGTTCGAGCGGGAGACCGCGGTGGAGATCCTGGTGGAGACGGCCCGGCTGTGGAGTTCGCTCGGCCACCACGACCACCACGGCCGCTTCCACATCGACGGTGTCACCGGGCCGGACGAGTACAGCGCCGTCATGGACGACAACACGTACACCAACCTCATGGCCCAGTCGAACCTGCGGGCCGCCGTCGACGTCGTGGAGCGGCACCCCCGGCAGGCGGCGGCGTTCGGCGTCGACGACGAGGAGAGCGCCGCCTGGCGGGACGCGGCGGACGCCATGTCCGTCCCGTACAACAAGGAGCTGGAGGTGCACGAGCAGCACCACGGTTCCACCGGGCACCAGGTGTGGGACTTCGCGGGTACGTCCCCCGACCAGTACCCGCTGATGCTGCACTTCCCGTACTTCGACCTGTACCGCAAACAGGTGGTCAAACAGGCCGATCTGGTGCTGGCGATGTATCTGCGCGGTGACTACTTCGACGCGGAGCAGAAGGCGCGCAACTTCGCCTACTACGAGGCGCTGACCGTCCGGGACTCCTCGCTCTCGGCGTGCGTGCAGGCGGTCATGGCCGCCGAGGTCGGCCATCTGCGGCTCGCCCACGACTACTTGGTCGAGGCCGCCCGGATGGACCTGGAGGACCTGGAGAACAACACCCGCGACGGACTGCACATCGCGTCGCTCGCGGGTACCTGGATGGCGCTGGTCGCCGGATTCGGGGGGATGCGGCACCGGGGCGGGACACTGGCGTTCACCCCGAGGCTGCCGGAGAAGTTCAGCCGGCTCGCCTTCATGCTCCAGATCCGGGGCCGTTGTCTGCGGGTGGAGATCAGTGCCGCCGAGACGGCCTACCGACTGCTGGAGGGGGAGCCGCTGGAGATCCGCCATCACGGTGAACAGGTGACCGTCACGCGGGACGCCACCGAGCGGCGCGGGATTCCGCCGCTCGCTTCCCGCCCGGCGCCCCAGCAGCCACCGGGGCGCAGCCCGGTACGCCACGAATGA
- a CDS encoding MFS transporter: MAETAPASGAAGRGAESGDSPDPRRWRALAVCLVAGFMTLLDVSIVNVALPSIQEGLHTPESDLQWVLSGYALSFGLFLIPAGRLGDARGRRLVFMVGLSLFTLSSAACGAAQSSLWLVVARLVQGAAGGLISPQISALIQQLFSGRERGRAFGMFGTVVGISTAVGPLLGGLLIQAAGAEEGWRWVFYVNLPLGAVCLLLARKLLPDTPSAGHVRLRDLDPVGVLLLGTGVLALLLPFVQAQQWKGNGKWLLVLLAAALLTAFVAWETRCGGRGTQPVLNMSLFRVRSYWLGCLLILLYFAGFTSIFFITTLYLQSGLHYTALQAGLAITPFAVGSGAAAGVGGRLVGRFGRPLVAIGLVMVAVGLAGTALAVHLVAGRGVGWAMAAPLLVAGLGSGLVIAPNQTLTLSEVPVPSAGSAGGTLQTGQRVGSAIGIAAVGSVFFAQLGRGGWSTAYDHGLIVSVGFVIAGLIVALADVVADRRGRSRGSREEKADA; this comes from the coding sequence ATGGCAGAGACCGCACCGGCCTCGGGCGCGGCAGGACGCGGCGCCGAGTCCGGCGACAGCCCTGACCCGCGTCGCTGGCGGGCCCTTGCCGTCTGCCTGGTGGCAGGCTTCATGACGCTCCTGGACGTGTCGATCGTCAATGTGGCGCTGCCGTCCATCCAGGAGGGTCTGCACACCCCCGAGTCCGATCTCCAGTGGGTGCTGTCCGGTTACGCCCTCTCCTTCGGCCTGTTCCTGATCCCGGCCGGGCGGCTGGGGGACGCACGGGGGCGGCGGCTGGTGTTCATGGTGGGGCTCAGCCTCTTCACGCTGTCGTCGGCGGCGTGCGGGGCCGCCCAGTCGAGTCTCTGGCTGGTCGTCGCCCGACTGGTCCAGGGGGCCGCGGGCGGCCTGATCTCGCCCCAGATCTCCGCCCTGATCCAGCAGCTGTTCTCCGGCCGTGAGCGCGGCCGCGCCTTCGGCATGTTCGGCACGGTGGTCGGCATCTCGACCGCCGTCGGACCGCTGCTGGGCGGGCTGCTCATCCAGGCGGCCGGGGCCGAGGAGGGCTGGCGCTGGGTCTTCTACGTCAATCTGCCGCTCGGCGCCGTCTGCCTGCTGCTGGCCAGGAAGCTGCTCCCGGACACCCCGTCGGCGGGCCATGTGCGGCTGCGCGATCTCGACCCCGTCGGCGTGCTGCTGCTCGGTACCGGCGTGCTGGCGCTGCTGCTGCCGTTCGTGCAGGCACAGCAGTGGAAGGGCAACGGCAAGTGGCTGCTGGTGCTGCTCGCCGCGGCCCTGCTGACCGCCTTCGTCGCCTGGGAGACGAGGTGCGGCGGACGCGGCACCCAGCCGGTCCTGAACATGTCGCTGTTCCGGGTCCGTTCGTACTGGCTGGGCTGTCTGCTGATCCTGCTGTACTTCGCCGGGTTCACCTCCATCTTCTTCATCACCACCCTCTACCTGCAGAGCGGGCTGCACTACACCGCGCTCCAGGCCGGTCTCGCCATCACCCCCTTCGCCGTGGGGTCAGGCGCCGCCGCGGGCGTCGGCGGCCGGCTGGTCGGCCGGTTCGGCAGGCCGCTGGTCGCCATCGGCCTGGTCATGGTCGCCGTGGGGCTCGCCGGGACGGCGCTCGCCGTCCATCTGGTGGCCGGCCGGGGCGTCGGCTGGGCGATGGCGGCGCCGCTGCTCGTGGCGGGTCTGGGCAGTGGTCTGGTCATCGCCCCGAACCAGACGCTGACGCTGTCGGAGGTGCCGGTGCCCTCGGCGGGCTCGGCCGGGGGCACGCTCCAGACCGGCCAGCGGGTCGGCTCCGCGATCGGTATCGCGGCGGTCGGCTCGGTGTTCTTCGCCCAGCTCGGCCGGGGCGGCTGGTCCACCGCCTACGACCACGGGCTCATCGTCTCGGTCGGCTTCGTGATCGCCGGACTGATCGTCGCGCTGGCCGATGTGGTGGCGGACCGGCGGGGCAGGAGCCGTGGGAGCCGTGAAGAGAAGGCCGACGCCTGA
- a CDS encoding glutathione S-transferase C-terminal domain-containing protein: MTRSTDSGQGDGNTEYGRKAFKRSRSHFADRVTADGRDGWPVEAGRYRLVVSRACPWASRALVSRRLLGLEDALPLAVADPVQDDRSWRFTLDEGGRDPVLGIAFLSEAYDARERDYPGGVSVPAIVDVPSGKLVTNDYQRITLDLATEWTALHRPGAPDLYPEPLRDEIDEVMEGIYRDVNNGVYRAGFATDQAAYEAAYHDVFRRLDLVSERLTDRRYLVGDTLTEADIRLFTTLVRFDAVYHGHFKCNRNKLTEDPVLWAYVRDLYQTPGFGDTVDFDHIKRHYYQVHTGINPTGIVPAGPDLSGWLTPHHREDLGGRPFGDGTPPGPVPPAEEIPPQGRP; this comes from the coding sequence ATGACACGTTCCACCGACAGCGGGCAGGGCGACGGCAACACCGAGTACGGCCGCAAGGCGTTCAAGCGCTCCCGGAGCCACTTCGCCGACCGCGTCACGGCCGACGGCCGGGACGGCTGGCCCGTCGAGGCGGGCCGCTACCGGCTGGTCGTCAGCCGGGCCTGCCCCTGGGCGAGCCGCGCCCTCGTCTCCCGGCGGCTGCTCGGCCTGGAGGACGCCCTCCCCCTCGCCGTCGCCGACCCGGTCCAGGACGACCGCAGCTGGCGTTTCACCCTGGACGAGGGGGGCCGGGACCCGGTGCTGGGCATCGCGTTCCTGAGCGAGGCGTACGACGCCCGGGAGCGTGACTACCCCGGAGGTGTCAGCGTGCCCGCGATCGTCGACGTACCCAGCGGGAAGCTCGTCACCAACGACTACCAGCGGATCACCCTGGACCTGGCGACCGAGTGGACCGCCCTGCACAGGCCCGGGGCGCCCGACCTCTACCCGGAGCCGCTGCGCGACGAGATCGACGAGGTCATGGAGGGGATCTACCGGGACGTCAACAACGGCGTGTACCGGGCCGGGTTCGCGACGGACCAGGCGGCGTACGAAGCCGCGTACCACGATGTGTTCCGCCGCCTCGACCTGGTGTCCGAGCGCCTCACCGACCGGCGTTACCTGGTGGGGGACACCCTCACCGAGGCCGACATCCGGCTCTTCACCACGCTGGTGCGCTTCGACGCCGTCTACCACGGCCACTTCAAGTGCAACCGCAACAAGCTCACCGAGGACCCGGTGCTGTGGGCCTACGTCCGCGATCTGTACCAGACCCCCGGGTTCGGCGACACGGTCGACTTCGACCACATCAAGCGGCACTACTACCAGGTGCACACCGGTATCAACCCGACCGGGATCGTGCCGGCCGGACCCGACCTCTCCGGCTGGCTGACCCCGCATCACCGGGAGGACCTGGGCGGCCGTCCGTTCGGGGACGGCACTCCGCCGGGGCCCGTACCGCCCGCCGAGGAGATTCCGCCCCAGGGCCGTCCCTGA
- a CDS encoding MBL fold metallo-hydrolase — translation MPITGGDVTDLGRGLYAWLPPRRGWGLANCGLLVSDRGALWIDTPYDPALAGQFLAESAERLPAGVGIDRIVVTHANGDHFWGAGVLPDAEIIATREAREHIHYEPTPRQQHALVTGSDPATPLGDYLRRHFGTFDWSDTEPVRPTTYFTGELELTLGEYPVQVTALAPAHTTGDLIVHLPAQRAVFSGDIIFGSTARMPGDHPVHWAGPLDNVIAACHQVLATGAEVIVPGHGPVLGPAGVREHIGYLEYVRERAHALHAAGVPAQEAARRVIREGRHPELGLPERLVVTIGAEYRALDGSELPGVLQVMTEVATVAGELERPAATDPA, via the coding sequence ATGCCGATCACGGGTGGAGACGTCACTGACCTGGGCCGGGGCCTGTACGCATGGCTGCCGCCGCGACGGGGCTGGGGTCTCGCCAACTGCGGACTCCTCGTGTCGGACCGCGGGGCACTGTGGATCGACACCCCCTACGACCCGGCCCTGGCGGGACAGTTCCTCGCCGAGAGCGCCGAACGGCTGCCGGCCGGCGTCGGTATCGACCGGATCGTCGTCACCCACGCCAACGGCGACCACTTCTGGGGCGCGGGCGTGCTCCCGGACGCGGAGATCATCGCCACCCGCGAGGCCCGGGAACACATCCACTACGAACCCACCCCGCGGCAGCAGCACGCGCTGGTGACGGGCAGCGATCCCGCCACGCCGCTGGGGGACTACCTGCGCCGCCACTTCGGTACGTTCGACTGGTCGGACACCGAACCGGTGCGGCCGACCACGTACTTCACCGGCGAACTCGAACTCACCCTGGGGGAGTACCCGGTCCAGGTGACCGCCCTGGCCCCGGCGCACACCACCGGCGATCTCATCGTCCACCTGCCCGCGCAGCGCGCCGTGTTCAGCGGCGACATCATCTTCGGATCGACCGCGCGGATGCCGGGCGACCACCCGGTGCACTGGGCGGGCCCGCTGGACAACGTGATCGCGGCCTGCCACCAGGTGCTGGCCACCGGCGCCGAGGTGATCGTCCCCGGCCACGGTCCGGTGCTCGGTCCGGCGGGGGTGCGCGAGCACATCGGCTACCTGGAGTACGTGCGCGAGCGCGCCCACGCCCTCCACGCGGCGGGCGTGCCCGCCCAGGAGGCGGCGCGCCGGGTGATCCGCGAGGGACGCCACCCCGAACTCGGTCTGCCGGAGCGACTGGTGGTCACCATCGGCGCCGAGTACCGGGCCCTGGACGGTTCCGAACTGCCCGGAGTGCTCCAGGTGATGACCGAGGTCGCCACGGTCGCGGGCGAACTGGAACGGCCCGCCGCGACGGACCCGGCGTAG
- a CDS encoding ATP-binding protein produces MAWIVAVVVVAVGVAVMALLRAQRAKRDAYASSARAELAERQARTAEARTESLADEIRQLARKRIPAAALALSHSSAPVPGLHGAADVDGGPARLLTEAVEAARTAVIEERQRVDAAARAAMRGTAAKIQSLLNQSQQLLHELQHEYDDPRILQLDFRNELALRRTQATAVLCDAWPGLARQSSPLVEVVLGAQSRVAGYERIKIANHLRDERLALVARAAEPLAIALAELLANATAYSHPETDVPVTVQQSGGRGALIVVDDAGIGMDDDALVRARALLAGPEEVLLTELGDPPRTGFAVVGRLVAQYGFSCHIEASPYGGMRTMLRIPAHLLTVVDDDRALSALAPKPMHAYTATTVAPVSGRVAPTRPEPTSSAAPAPAPPTPEPARSSALPPAPPTPEPARSSALPPAPTPPSEPASTSAPAPPSARTASTAVPGPDADRGPAPLPSRRRRQPRTASAPAAERGAAPSAAAPQDPPASRTPEQAGASWTALQQGTLDGRKAGGPATTPGSAAEPDDQGDDAT; encoded by the coding sequence ATGGCATGGATCGTTGCGGTGGTCGTCGTGGCCGTGGGCGTGGCCGTCATGGCCCTGCTCCGGGCCCAGCGCGCCAAGCGTGACGCGTACGCCTCGTCGGCGCGCGCCGAACTGGCCGAACGGCAGGCCAGGACCGCCGAGGCCCGCACCGAATCGCTCGCCGACGAGATCCGGCAGCTCGCCCGCAAACGGATACCCGCCGCCGCGCTCGCCCTCTCCCACTCCTCGGCGCCCGTCCCCGGACTGCACGGAGCCGCGGATGTCGACGGCGGCCCCGCGCGGCTGCTGACCGAGGCGGTCGAGGCCGCGCGCACCGCCGTCATCGAGGAGCGCCAGCGCGTCGACGCGGCGGCCAGGGCCGCGATGCGCGGAACGGCCGCCAAGATCCAGTCCCTGCTCAACCAGTCCCAGCAGCTGCTGCACGAACTCCAGCACGAGTACGACGACCCGCGCATCCTCCAGCTCGACTTCCGCAACGAACTGGCGCTGCGCCGCACCCAGGCCACCGCCGTGCTCTGCGACGCCTGGCCCGGCCTGGCCCGGCAGAGCTCACCGCTGGTCGAGGTGGTGCTCGGCGCCCAGTCCCGGGTGGCCGGATACGAGCGGATCAAGATCGCCAACCATCTGCGCGACGAACGGCTCGCCCTGGTCGCCCGCGCCGCCGAGCCGCTGGCCATCGCCCTCGCCGAACTCCTCGCCAACGCCACCGCCTACTCGCACCCCGAGACCGACGTGCCGGTGACGGTGCAGCAGAGCGGCGGCAGGGGCGCCCTGATCGTCGTGGACGACGCGGGCATCGGCATGGACGACGACGCCCTGGTACGGGCCCGTGCGCTGCTCGCGGGCCCCGAGGAGGTGCTGCTGACGGAGCTGGGTGACCCGCCGAGGACCGGTTTCGCCGTGGTCGGGCGGCTCGTCGCCCAGTACGGCTTCAGCTGTCACATCGAAGCCTCGCCGTACGGGGGGATGCGGACGATGCTGCGGATACCGGCCCATCTGCTCACCGTCGTGGACGACGACCGCGCCCTGTCCGCGCTCGCGCCGAAGCCGATGCACGCGTACACCGCCACCACGGTCGCACCGGTGTCCGGCCGGGTCGCGCCGACGCGGCCCGAGCCCACTTCCTCCGCTGCTCCCGCTCCCGCGCCGCCGACGCCCGAGCCTGCTCGCTCCTCCGCTTTGCCTCCCGCGCCGCCGACGCCTGAGCCTGCTCGCTCCTCCGCTCTCCCTCCCGCGCCGACGCCGCCCTCCGAACCCGCTTCCACGTCCGCGCCCGCGCCCCCGTCAGCCCGGACGGCGTCCACCGCCGTGCCCGGTCCGGACGCGGACCGCGGTCCCGCTCCGCTGCCCAGCAGACGGCGACGACAGCCCCGTACCGCATCCGCGCCGGCGGCCGAGCGGGGGGCCGCGCCATCGGCGGCGGCCCCGCAGGACCCGCCGGCCTCCCGCACCCCCGAACAGGCCGGAGCGTCCTGGACGGCGCTCCAGCAGGGCACCCTCGACGGCAGGAAAGCCGGAGGCCCGGCCACCACCCCCGGTTCCGCCGCGGAACCGGACGATCAAGGAGACGACGCGACGTGA
- a CDS encoding roadblock/LC7 domain-containing protein has protein sequence MSTPPPTTADLAWVLTPLLELPGVQHAVVATGDGLVEGASPGLERASAERVAAMTATVHAAARAFTTAFTDVETPRLAQTVVESDLGFAVVVPAGKNTTLALFATPDAQLGNIAYQMQVQVTALTRAMNAPTRLPDAAARP, from the coding sequence GTGAGCACTCCCCCTCCCACCACCGCCGACCTCGCATGGGTGCTCACCCCGCTGCTCGAACTGCCCGGTGTCCAGCACGCCGTGGTCGCCACGGGTGACGGACTCGTCGAGGGCGCCTCGCCCGGCCTGGAGCGGGCCTCCGCCGAGCGGGTCGCCGCCATGACGGCCACGGTGCACGCGGCGGCCCGCGCCTTCACCACGGCGTTCACCGACGTCGAGACGCCCCGGCTGGCCCAGACCGTGGTCGAGTCCGACCTCGGCTTCGCCGTCGTCGTACCGGCGGGCAAGAACACCACGCTCGCCCTCTTCGCCACCCCCGACGCCCAACTCGGGAACATCGCCTACCAGATGCAGGTCCAGGTCACCGCTCTGACCCGGGCGATGAACGCCCCCACCCGTCTGCCGGACGCTGCCGCCCGGCCATGA
- a CDS encoding DUF742 domain-containing protein — protein MTPGPGRRLIPAYLVTGGRTRPAGPALDRLAVLVRTGSELPQDTGSDQRRLCELLEPGALTVVECAAHLELPVSATVFLATDLAAAGHLHTRPPIPSAGELDRSIVERLLVGLRSLH, from the coding sequence ATGACCCCCGGCCCAGGGCGCCGTCTGATTCCCGCCTACCTCGTCACCGGCGGCCGGACCCGGCCCGCCGGTCCCGCGCTCGACCGGCTCGCCGTTCTCGTCCGCACCGGATCGGAGCTGCCCCAGGACACCGGGTCCGACCAGCGCAGACTGTGCGAGCTGCTGGAACCGGGCGCCCTCACCGTCGTCGAGTGCGCCGCCCACCTGGAACTGCCGGTCAGCGCCACCGTCTTCCTGGCCACCGATCTCGCCGCCGCCGGACATCTGCACACCCGACCACCGATCCCCAGCGCCGGGGAGCTCGACCGGTCGATCGTCGAGAGGCTTCTCGTTGGACTCCGCTCCCTCCACTGA
- a CDS encoding ATP/GTP-binding protein — MDSAPSTDRTGIGYLPSTAQTLMKLVVTGPFGVGKTTLIRTLSEIATLHTEEAMTQSSTLLDDTAGLPDKTTTTVAIDFGRLTVPEDLVLYMFGTPGQERFFPLWEDIARGALGALVLVDTRRLGDSFAVMDMVEEQGLPYAVAVNRFPDAPAHTDEVLRRHLDLHPSTPLVQCDARARGDSVDALIALAEHVLTRLPQPEDPS; from the coding sequence TTGGACTCCGCTCCCTCCACTGACCGGACGGGCATCGGCTACCTGCCGAGCACGGCCCAGACCCTGATGAAGCTCGTCGTCACGGGGCCGTTCGGCGTGGGCAAGACGACACTGATCCGTACGCTGTCCGAGATCGCCACGCTCCACACCGAGGAGGCGATGACCCAGTCCAGCACCCTGCTGGACGACACCGCCGGGCTCCCGGACAAGACCACCACCACGGTCGCCATCGACTTCGGTCGGCTGACCGTCCCCGAAGACCTCGTGCTCTACATGTTCGGCACCCCCGGGCAGGAACGGTTCTTCCCGCTCTGGGAGGACATCGCGCGCGGCGCCCTCGGCGCACTCGTGCTCGTCGACACCCGACGGCTCGGTGATTCCTTCGCCGTCATGGACATGGTCGAGGAGCAGGGGCTGCCGTACGCCGTCGCCGTGAACCGCTTCCCGGACGCCCCGGCCCACACCGACGAGGTCCTGCGCCGGCACCTCGACCTGCACCCCTCGACGCCGCTGGTGCAGTGCGACGCCCGCGCCCGCGGGGACAGCGTCGACGCGCTCATCGCCCTCGCCGAGCACGTGCTGACCCGCCTGCCCCAGCCCGAGGACCCGTCATGA
- a CDS encoding cytochrome P450 codes for MTPHTFPLRPLALYGPDFAADPQGHYRLLREHGPLAPVRIAPGIEAMLVTDYQAAVDLLRDPDTFTKDPRAWQATVPADSPVLPVLGYRPTALFSDGGTHARYRGAINDGLALIEPHILRAQVAQVAQQLIREFAATGTGDLIGQYARRLPLHVFNTWFGVPPEDSDRLVAGIAGMMDSVEGAPTAYADLVSVVTALVADRRAHPRDDLTSYFLAHPAALGNDETVYQISLTTIAGHEPTTNLIGNALLRMLTDSRYAGSVHGGAMTAREAIDEVLWQDPPLANLSAHYPRHDTELHGVPLRAGQLVLVSYAAANTQSGSAPTDPGVRSGAGAHLAWAAGPHRCPAQQPALLIAITAIEQLTSHLCDARLAVDPDDLLWRPGPFHRALVHLPVAFTPLDPDLTIDVENADRAPHPD; via the coding sequence ATGACACCGCACACCTTCCCGCTCCGGCCCCTCGCGCTGTACGGCCCCGACTTCGCGGCGGACCCGCAGGGGCACTACCGGCTGCTGCGCGAGCACGGTCCGCTCGCACCCGTCCGGATCGCCCCCGGCATCGAGGCGATGCTCGTCACCGACTACCAGGCGGCCGTCGACCTGCTGCGCGACCCCGACACCTTCACCAAGGACCCCCGTGCCTGGCAGGCCACCGTCCCCGCGGACTCGCCCGTCCTGCCCGTGCTGGGGTACCGGCCCACCGCGCTGTTCAGCGACGGCGGGACGCACGCCCGCTACCGGGGCGCCATCAACGACGGTCTCGCCCTCATCGAACCGCACATCCTGCGCGCCCAGGTCGCCCAGGTCGCCCAGCAACTCATCCGTGAGTTCGCCGCGACCGGAACCGGTGACCTGATCGGCCAGTACGCCCGGCGGCTGCCGCTGCACGTCTTCAACACCTGGTTCGGCGTACCCCCCGAGGACAGCGACCGGCTCGTCGCGGGCATCGCCGGGATGATGGACTCCGTCGAGGGCGCCCCCACGGCGTACGCCGACCTCGTCAGTGTCGTCACCGCGCTCGTCGCCGACCGGCGCGCGCACCCCCGCGACGACCTCACCTCGTACTTCCTCGCCCACCCGGCCGCCCTGGGCAACGACGAGACGGTGTACCAGATCTCCCTCACCACGATCGCGGGCCATGAACCCACCACCAATCTGATCGGCAACGCCCTGCTGCGCATGCTCACCGACTCCCGTTACGCGGGCTCGGTGCACGGCGGCGCGATGACCGCGCGGGAGGCGATCGACGAAGTCCTCTGGCAGGACCCGCCCCTGGCCAACCTGTCGGCCCACTACCCACGTCACGACACGGAACTCCACGGCGTCCCGCTGCGCGCGGGACAACTGGTCCTCGTCTCCTACGCGGCGGCCAACACACAGTCGGGGAGCGCCCCCACGGACCCCGGGGTGCGCTCGGGAGCCGGTGCCCATCTGGCCTGGGCGGCCGGCCCGCACCGCTGCCCCGCCCAGCAGCCGGCCCTGCTGATCGCGATCACCGCGATCGAACAGCTGACCAGTCACCTCTGTGACGCGCGCCTCGCCGTCGACCCCGACGACCTGCTGTGGCGCCCCGGCCCGTTCCACCGCGCGCTGGTCCATCTGCCCGTGGCCTTCACCCCGTTGGACCCCGACCTGACCATCGACGTGGAGAACGCGGACCGGGCCCCGCACCCCGACTGA